The Nitratidesulfovibrio sp. SRB-5 genome includes a window with the following:
- a CDS encoding ABC transporter ATP-binding protein: MDIADRGSTPPYIHYGSGMPGMHHGPGMSGMTDMPGMSGMSGMSGDPAVVCAGLRKRYGEGATAVHALRGVDLTVQRGELLMLVGPSGCGKTTLISVMAGILDPTEGSCRILGQDMTALAPRPRAAFRARNIGFVFQAYNLNPALTAAENVSVPLRICGAPLREAMRKAEAALDMVGLGDKAESAPGDLSGGQQQRVAIARALVHQPQLIVCDEPTSALDHANGQRVMELLRRVGTVDGRALVIVTHDARIFEFADRIAELDDGRVTRVGTPGALSAPSGVPVAADMPGDAHGAKPDPACAKAWSPECATPPGGNATGTPARMSGRRAD, from the coding sequence ATGGATATCGCGGACCGCGGCTCCACCCCGCCATACATACATTACGGGTCCGGCATGCCCGGCATGCACCACGGGCCCGGCATGTCTGGCATGACCGACATGCCCGGGATGTCTGGCATGTCTGGCATGTCTGGCGACCCCGCCGTGGTCTGCGCCGGGCTGCGCAAGCGCTACGGAGAAGGGGCCACCGCCGTGCACGCCCTGCGCGGCGTGGACCTGACCGTGCAACGCGGCGAACTGCTCATGCTGGTGGGTCCCTCCGGCTGCGGCAAGACCACGCTCATTTCGGTCATGGCGGGCATCCTCGACCCCACGGAGGGCAGCTGCCGCATCCTGGGGCAGGACATGACCGCCCTTGCCCCCCGGCCCCGCGCGGCCTTTCGCGCCCGGAACATCGGCTTCGTGTTCCAGGCCTACAACCTCAATCCGGCCCTGACGGCGGCGGAGAACGTCTCCGTGCCGCTGCGCATCTGCGGCGCGCCGCTGCGCGAGGCCATGCGCAAGGCAGAAGCCGCGCTGGACATGGTGGGGCTGGGCGACAAGGCGGAATCCGCCCCCGGCGACCTTTCCGGCGGGCAGCAGCAGCGGGTGGCCATTGCCCGCGCCCTGGTGCACCAGCCGCAACTGATCGTCTGCGACGAGCCCACCAGCGCCCTGGATCACGCCAACGGGCAGCGGGTCATGGAACTGCTGCGCCGGGTGGGCACCGTGGATGGCCGGGCGCTGGTCATCGTCACCCACGATGCCCGCATCTTCGAGTTTGCCGACCGCATCGCCGAACTGGACGACGGCCGGGTGACCCGCGTGGGTACGCCCGGCGCCCTGTCCGCGCCGTCGGGCGTGCCGGTGGCGGCGGACATGCCCGGCGACGCCCACGGCGCGAAACCCGATCCGGCCTGCGCCAAAGCGTGGTCACCCGAATGCGCAACCCCGCCCGGCGGCAATGCCACGGGCACGCCCGCGCGGATGTCTGGTCGCCGCGCGGACTGA
- a CDS encoding type II toxin-antitoxin system HipA family toxin, with protein sequence MTSSGAPIYVFVWLKGQGYVPAALLTDYAGGRRCTLGYGRNYAGRPDAIPIDPVSLPLYMGHVATSPSGSAIFPALRDAAPDKWGRKLLALLAGRPAGTLSEVEVLTAAHSRNRIGALAFGGTPAGPESMAPWATGEIFSLNEGDLARVGRVVAKVDEIDDDADLDALRRTLPEDVFLRALASSLSVGGGRPKALVNVNGVDYIAKFPKRGDVWDEPRVEHATMTLAARCGIAAARTRLVEADGVGVLLVRRFDRDDAGEPVHFVSGFTLNRRISEDGDWGAYQDLAQVARQHGDERAGHELFRRMAFNVLCRNVDDHPRNHAFFVRRNGIALTPVFDVVPAQIRFARPELALACGSKGREASVENVLSMPEPFGLRRAEAEEVVALMRHEMRGWREHFEECGVSGADISRLEERFALVSGQ encoded by the coding sequence ATGACTTCTAGCGGCGCTCCCATCTACGTCTTTGTCTGGCTGAAGGGACAGGGCTACGTGCCCGCCGCCCTGCTCACGGACTACGCCGGGGGGCGGCGGTGTACCCTGGGCTATGGCCGCAATTACGCAGGCCGGCCCGATGCCATTCCCATAGATCCGGTATCCCTGCCGCTGTACATGGGGCACGTGGCCACAAGCCCTTCGGGCTCCGCCATTTTCCCTGCCCTGCGCGATGCCGCCCCGGACAAGTGGGGGCGCAAGCTGCTGGCGTTGCTGGCCGGTCGTCCGGCGGGCACCTTGTCCGAAGTGGAGGTGCTCACCGCAGCGCATTCCCGCAACCGGATCGGAGCGCTGGCTTTCGGCGGCACCCCGGCTGGGCCAGAGTCCATGGCTCCGTGGGCCACGGGCGAGATATTTTCCCTGAATGAAGGCGATCTTGCCCGGGTGGGCCGCGTGGTGGCCAAGGTTGACGAAATCGACGACGATGCGGACCTGGATGCGTTGCGCCGCACGCTGCCCGAGGATGTGTTCCTGCGGGCCCTGGCGTCATCCCTGAGCGTCGGCGGAGGTCGGCCCAAAGCCCTGGTGAACGTGAACGGCGTCGATTATATCGCCAAGTTCCCCAAGCGGGGGGACGTATGGGATGAGCCGCGCGTGGAACACGCCACCATGACCCTGGCCGCGCGGTGCGGCATTGCTGCCGCGCGGACCCGGCTGGTGGAGGCGGATGGCGTCGGCGTGTTGCTGGTGCGCCGCTTTGACCGGGACGATGCTGGCGAGCCGGTACACTTCGTTTCCGGGTTCACGCTCAACCGCAGGATCAGCGAGGATGGCGACTGGGGGGCGTATCAGGATCTTGCCCAGGTGGCGCGGCAGCACGGCGACGAGCGGGCCGGGCACGAACTGTTCCGGCGCATGGCGTTCAACGTGCTGTGCCGCAACGTGGACGACCACCCGAGAAACCACGCATTCTTCGTGCGTCGCAACGGAATTGCCCTGACTCCGGTTTTCGACGTGGTGCCCGCCCAGATCCGGTTTGCCCGGCCAGAACTGGCGTTGGCCTGTGGGAGCAAAGGACGCGAGGCATCCGTGGAAAACGTGTTGAGCATGCCCGAGCCGTTTGGCCTGCGCCGGGCCGAGGCCGAAGAAGTTGTGGCACTGATGCGGCACGAGATGCGCGGCTGGCGCGAGCATTTCGAGGAATGCGGCGTGTCCGGGGCGGATATCTCCAGGTTGGAAGAACGCTTTGCCCTGGTGTCCGGGCAGTGA
- a CDS encoding ABC transporter permease: protein MYQIALKMLLANRGKYLGMVLSLAFTSLIMTQQPAVFASILARTYGLIDDIAIADIWVMDPQAQSVEESKAMPDTRLSLVRSVSGVEWAVPLHKGQLKVRLPDGNTVGCGLIGVDDVSLIGAPGVMRSGSMADLRMGDAVVVDAEGASKRLAVQTDHGLRPLGAGDALEVNDRRAVVVGVVNATPTFQSQPTLYTTYSRVKMFNKSERKLMSFVLVKAQPGQDHRALAARIASETGLTALTADDFRARTLQHFIKRTAIIMHFGTTILMSFCIGAVVTGLMFHNFTQDALRHFGVLKAMGADDRTLLLMILSQALLVAGTGFGIGVGMAMIMGNLPGDPMGMRLSPLILAVGGGAVLSITLVSAALSIRQVLRLEPAMVFKQ from the coding sequence ATGTACCAGATAGCGCTCAAGATGCTGCTCGCCAACCGGGGCAAGTACCTCGGCATGGTGCTGAGCCTGGCCTTCACCTCGCTGATAATGACCCAGCAGCCCGCCGTGTTCGCCAGCATTCTTGCCCGTACCTACGGCCTCATCGACGATATCGCCATTGCCGACATCTGGGTCATGGACCCGCAGGCCCAGTCGGTGGAGGAATCGAAGGCCATGCCCGACACGCGCCTGTCGCTGGTGCGCAGCGTCAGCGGCGTGGAATGGGCCGTGCCCCTGCACAAGGGCCAGCTGAAGGTGCGCCTGCCCGACGGCAACACCGTGGGCTGCGGGCTCATCGGCGTGGACGACGTGTCGCTCATCGGCGCGCCGGGCGTCATGCGGTCCGGCAGCATGGCCGACCTGCGCATGGGCGACGCCGTGGTGGTGGACGCCGAGGGGGCGTCAAAGCGCCTGGCCGTGCAGACGGACCACGGCCTGCGCCCCCTGGGCGCGGGTGACGCGCTGGAGGTCAACGACCGCCGCGCCGTGGTGGTGGGCGTGGTCAACGCCACCCCCACCTTCCAGTCGCAGCCCACTCTTTATACCACCTATTCGCGGGTGAAGATGTTCAACAAGAGCGAGCGCAAGCTGATGTCCTTCGTGCTGGTAAAAGCCCAGCCGGGGCAGGACCACCGCGCGCTGGCCGCGCGCATTGCGTCGGAAACGGGGCTCACGGCCCTGACCGCCGACGATTTCCGCGCGCGGACGTTGCAGCACTTCATCAAGCGCACGGCCATCATCATGCACTTCGGCACCACCATTCTCATGAGCTTCTGCATCGGCGCAGTGGTCACCGGGCTGATGTTCCACAACTTCACCCAGGACGCGTTGCGCCACTTCGGCGTGCTGAAGGCCATGGGCGCCGACGACCGCACCCTGCTGCTGATGATCCTGTCGCAGGCCCTGCTGGTGGCGGGCACCGGCTTCGGCATCGGGGTGGGCATGGCCATGATCATGGGCAACCTGCCCGGCGACCCCATGGGCATGCGCCTTTCGCCGCTGATTCTGGCGGTGGGCGGCGGCGCGGTGCTGTCCATCACCCTGGTTTCGGCGGCGCTCAGCATCCGTCAGGTGCTGCGGCTGGAACCGGCCATGGTGTTCAAGCAGTAG
- a CDS encoding efflux RND transporter periplasmic adaptor subunit: protein MRRNIILAYVLPALALAGLAAGVVHASRTSAPPAPVPPVADPAAPPYERYISGSGIVEAASRDVGVATPTSGVIVEIPVTVGDAVRKGDMLFRLDDRERKAALAQQRAALAVARARVAEARVALEKARADAARVRSLRDGRAVSAEEAAQRGYAEDAARTALASATADAAQAEAAARAIEVDLDRLCVRAPMDATVLQVNVSEGEYATAGALSTPLVMLGDVSRLHVRVDIDENIAWRYRAGMPATVFLRGNRDFSAPLRFVRVEPYVLPKTSLTGDTTERVDIRVLQVLYAFDVRDMPAYVGQQVDVYFDDTGPRAGIGPAAGGMARMGDDAPGSTGRVGEAGAVAVERSAVGGAMPEVVVPVRDLKKGAGSRRPADAGVRG, encoded by the coding sequence ATGCGACGCAACATCATTCTTGCCTACGTCCTTCCCGCCCTGGCCCTCGCGGGCCTCGCAGCGGGCGTCGTGCACGCCTCGCGCACGTCGGCGCCGCCCGCCCCGGTGCCCCCGGTGGCCGATCCTGCCGCGCCGCCCTACGAACGGTACATCAGCGGTTCCGGCATAGTGGAGGCGGCCAGCCGCGACGTGGGCGTGGCCACGCCCACGTCCGGAGTCATTGTGGAGATTCCCGTCACCGTGGGAGACGCGGTGAGGAAGGGCGACATGCTGTTCCGGCTGGACGACCGCGAGCGCAAGGCGGCCCTGGCGCAGCAGAGGGCGGCCCTGGCGGTGGCCCGCGCCCGGGTGGCCGAGGCCCGCGTGGCGCTGGAAAAGGCCCGTGCCGACGCCGCCCGCGTGCGCAGCCTGCGCGACGGACGCGCCGTGAGCGCCGAAGAGGCGGCCCAGCGCGGCTACGCCGAGGACGCCGCCCGCACCGCGCTGGCTTCGGCCACGGCGGATGCGGCCCAGGCCGAAGCGGCGGCCCGGGCCATAGAGGTGGACCTGGACCGGCTGTGCGTGCGCGCCCCCATGGATGCCACGGTGTTGCAGGTGAACGTGAGCGAGGGCGAATACGCCACGGCGGGCGCGCTTTCCACGCCGCTGGTCATGCTGGGCGACGTCAGCCGCCTGCACGTGCGGGTGGACATCGACGAGAACATCGCCTGGCGCTACCGCGCGGGCATGCCCGCCACGGTGTTTCTGCGCGGCAACCGCGATTTTTCCGCGCCGTTGCGCTTCGTGCGGGTGGAGCCCTACGTGCTGCCCAAGACGTCCCTGACCGGCGACACCACAGAGCGTGTGGACATCCGCGTGTTGCAGGTGCTGTACGCCTTCGACGTCCGGGATATGCCCGCCTACGTGGGTCAGCAGGTGGACGTGTATTTCGATGACACCGGACCCCGCGCCGGGATCGGCCCGGCGGCGGGCGGCATGGCCCGCATGGGGGACGACGCGCCGGGTTCGACGGGCCGCGTCGGTGAGGCGGGCGCCGTGGCGGTGGAGCGGTCCGCCGTCGGAGGGGCCATGCCCGAAGTGGTGGTGCCGGTGCGCGACCTGAAAAAGGGCGCAGGCTCCCGGAGACCTGCCGACGCGGGGGTACGGGGATGA
- a CDS encoding methyl-accepting chemotaxis protein gives MRGTTGFFDRLNTRIGALVVALLATGFGGLGWYVTSATTNLALHLRQSSSQGLVDTAQVAADITLENQKKLAVALARQRAIVEAVVDGHDENDVAQNRLRDYLRTYKEIWSAYAFDKRGMVVAGGNNGGADERGRDKSGYAVVRQVLNGSEMALDKTVVRGDGDRMIFRMATALRDASGALIGGVQVAFDFNAFTEAAISPIKVGQTGYLYILDNEGTFIAHPDPSMLQQPGKDLPFVREMLASPRGTLQYEFKGDRKLAAYSRITQTGWIMASTVNESELLEEAYALRYVVAGIAALVCVVLATMVVLMLRRLVMLPLQAVGQFTADIAGGNYGTTLDGNFSCELAELADNTRRMKDSIKHELGFARGVLEGIPTPCGIVAPDFTMSWANTQVCELLGRPKPPPDYYGMKSGEFYWFDPNRETLSDKAIKERRTLTGQTVWTSQDGARTVHLDVVTTPFYDMDGELLGSISFWNDISEMVEKQRQIEAQRDRIADAARAAMDVSARLSTAAEELASQIEESSRGTENQKTRVSESATAVEQMNASILEVARSAGNAAENADLARSRAEQGEQVVRDTVGSISALRDRMTEMGGSLHELGKQADGIGAIIDMISDIADQTNLLALNAAIEAARAGDAGRGFAVVADEVRKLAEKTMSATSEVGQVIRAIQQVTQKSVDLMGLAGTDANTSAERSAQAGASLHEILRVSVDTADMVRSIASAAEEQSATSEQIARATEELNVISSETAEAMNQSALAIAEVARMAEELRAIIEGMKS, from the coding sequence ATGCGGGGCACTACGGGATTTTTCGACAGGCTGAACACCCGGATCGGCGCGCTGGTTGTCGCGCTTCTGGCGACCGGTTTCGGCGGGCTGGGCTGGTACGTCACTTCCGCCACCACGAACCTGGCGCTGCACCTGCGGCAAAGCAGTTCCCAGGGCTTGGTGGACACGGCGCAGGTAGCCGCCGACATCACGCTGGAAAACCAGAAGAAGCTGGCCGTCGCCCTGGCCCGGCAACGGGCCATCGTGGAAGCCGTCGTGGATGGCCACGACGAGAACGACGTGGCCCAGAACCGCCTGCGCGACTACCTGCGCACCTACAAGGAAATCTGGTCGGCCTACGCCTTTGACAAGCGCGGGATGGTGGTGGCCGGGGGCAACAACGGCGGCGCCGACGAGCGCGGCCGGGACAAGAGCGGCTACGCCGTGGTCCGGCAGGTGCTGAACGGCAGTGAAATGGCCCTGGACAAGACCGTGGTCAGGGGGGACGGCGACCGGATGATCTTCCGCATGGCCACCGCGCTGCGCGACGCATCCGGGGCGCTCATCGGCGGGGTGCAGGTGGCGTTCGACTTCAACGCCTTCACCGAGGCCGCCATTTCGCCCATCAAGGTCGGGCAGACCGGCTACCTGTACATTCTGGACAACGAAGGCACCTTCATCGCCCACCCGGACCCGTCCATGCTGCAGCAACCGGGCAAGGACCTGCCCTTCGTGCGCGAAATGCTGGCCAGCCCGCGCGGCACGTTGCAGTACGAATTCAAGGGCGATCGCAAGCTGGCGGCCTACAGCCGCATTACCCAGACCGGCTGGATCATGGCCAGCACCGTGAACGAATCGGAACTGCTGGAGGAGGCGTACGCCCTGCGCTACGTGGTGGCGGGCATTGCCGCGCTGGTCTGCGTGGTGCTGGCCACCATGGTGGTGCTGATGCTGCGCAGGCTGGTGATGCTGCCGTTGCAGGCCGTGGGGCAATTCACGGCGGACATCGCCGGGGGCAACTACGGCACCACGCTGGACGGCAACTTCAGCTGCGAACTGGCGGAACTGGCCGACAACACCAGGCGCATGAAGGACAGCATCAAACACGAACTGGGCTTTGCCCGGGGCGTGCTGGAAGGCATTCCCACCCCGTGCGGCATCGTGGCGCCCGATTTCACCATGTCCTGGGCCAACACCCAGGTCTGTGAACTGCTGGGCAGGCCAAAGCCCCCCCCGGACTACTACGGTATGAAATCCGGCGAGTTCTACTGGTTCGACCCCAATCGCGAAACGCTGTCCGACAAGGCCATCAAGGAACGGCGCACCCTGACGGGACAGACGGTGTGGACGTCGCAGGACGGCGCGCGCACCGTGCACCTCGACGTGGTGACAACTCCGTTCTACGACATGGACGGCGAACTGCTTGGCTCCATCTCGTTCTGGAACGACATCAGCGAGATGGTGGAGAAGCAGCGCCAGATCGAAGCCCAGCGTGACCGCATCGCCGATGCGGCCCGCGCGGCCATGGACGTTTCGGCCCGGCTGTCCACGGCGGCGGAAGAACTGGCGTCGCAGATAGAGGAATCCAGCCGGGGCACGGAAAACCAGAAGACCCGCGTTTCCGAATCGGCCACCGCCGTGGAACAGATGAACGCCTCCATCCTGGAAGTGGCGCGCAGCGCGGGCAATGCGGCTGAAAATGCCGACCTGGCCCGTTCACGCGCCGAACAGGGCGAACAGGTGGTGCGGGATACCGTGGGCTCCATCAGCGCCCTGCGCGACCGCATGACCGAAATGGGCGGCAGCCTGCATGAACTGGGCAAGCAGGCCGACGGCATTGGCGCCATCATCGACATGATCTCGGACATCGCCGACCAGACCAACCTGCTGGCCCTTAACGCGGCCATCGAGGCGGCCCGCGCGGGCGACGCCGGACGCGGGTTCGCCGTGGTGGCGGACGAAGTGCGCAAGCTGGCGGAAAAGACCATGAGCGCCACCAGCGAGGTGGGCCAGGTCATCCGGGCCATCCAGCAGGTGACCCAGAAGAGCGTGGACCTGATGGGCCTTGCCGGAACCGACGCGAACACCTCGGCGGAACGGTCGGCCCAGGCCGGGGCATCGCTGCACGAGATCCTCAGGGTTTCCGTGGATACGGCGGACATGGTGCGGTCCATCGCATCCGCCGCCGAGGAACAGTCGGCGACCAGCGAGCAGATCGCCCGCGCCACCGAGGAGCTGAACGTCATCTCCAGCGAGACGGCAGAGGCCATGAACCAGTCGGCCCTGGCCATTGCCGAAGTGGCCCGCATGGCCGAGGAACTGCGCGCCATCATCGAGGGCATGAAGTCGTAG
- a CDS encoding response regulator, whose amino-acid sequence MNTPEHILVVDDDPEIRALLTGYLDKHGFRAESAADGSEMFRMLEVGRYDLVVLDVMLPGDDGLTLCRKLRARSELPVIMLTALDDDTDRIIGLELGADDYVAKPFNPRELVARIRTVLRRARALPENIAKAEPEAMSRTIRFAGWTLDTVPRHLVAPDGVVVNLSGAEYRLLRFFLKYPNRVMSRDQLLDLTQGRAAEAFDRSIDVLVSRLRTRLRDNGREPQIIKTVRGDGYYLATDVERDAGTDGAPNGATDGATGFGPGTPPRPFPGPADA is encoded by the coding sequence ATGAACACCCCGGAACACATCCTGGTCGTGGACGACGACCCCGAAATCCGCGCCCTGCTCACAGGCTATCTGGACAAGCACGGCTTTCGCGCCGAATCCGCCGCCGACGGCAGCGAAATGTTCCGCATGCTCGAGGTGGGCCGCTACGACCTCGTGGTGCTGGACGTGATGCTGCCCGGAGACGACGGGCTGACCCTGTGCCGCAAGCTGCGCGCCCGGTCCGAATTGCCGGTGATCATGCTGACCGCGCTGGACGACGACACCGACCGCATCATCGGGCTGGAACTGGGCGCCGACGACTACGTGGCCAAGCCGTTCAACCCGCGCGAACTGGTGGCCCGCATCCGCACCGTGCTGCGCCGCGCCCGCGCCCTGCCCGAAAACATCGCCAAGGCAGAGCCGGAGGCCATGTCGCGCACCATCCGCTTTGCCGGGTGGACGCTGGACACGGTGCCGCGCCACCTGGTGGCCCCGGACGGGGTGGTGGTGAACCTGAGCGGCGCGGAATACCGTCTGCTACGGTTTTTCTTGAAGTATCCCAACAGGGTGATGAGCCGCGACCAGTTGCTGGACCTGACCCAGGGCCGCGCGGCGGAAGCCTTTGACCGGTCCATAGACGTGCTGGTCAGCCGCCTGCGCACCCGGCTGCGCGACAACGGACGCGAGCCGCAGATCATCAAGACCGTGCGCGGCGACGGCTACTACCTGGCCACCGACGTGGAACGCGATGCCGGAACCGATGGTGCCCCCAATGGCGCAACGGATGGCGCAACGGGCTTCGGGCCCGGCACGCCCCCTCGTCCCTTCCCGGGCCCGGCAGACGCATGA
- a CDS encoding ATP-binding protein codes for MTPANAAPPAARPPFPFARLLAALPPRTLRGRVVLVLACGMVLIQIVSMLYVVTRGGPFVYSSVARQAAMRLAGQALLLDAARPDVRTDMIGQMVQGASRIALTATPPITPHGSMPPSEVSGAPGTPGTSGTPGMPALAADVYSAIFADHLRGLLAPDMQLVCRVDGIARDVGRRPPPPPGRADDGHYDIGYTVGIRLRDGMWAVFTHVLPGGDRPWIPHPMLWDLGWRIVGVALLGLIVVGWMTRPLRMLADAADEFGAGLVRAPLPERGPLEIRRAAQAFNRMQDRIRQFVDERGRLLAAISHDLRTPVTRMRLRADQVEPPELRERFLTDLDEIRDLLSTTIDFVRSTDSREATAAVDVAALLESLAEDCLDLHAGQTGQTIQAGQAGQTPLRITVHGTAEGRPTHIQAQPLALKRCLSNLLENAVRYGGGQVDVEVRDTGDTLTVAIRDRGPGLPEHCTDKVFEPFFRVEHSRNRQTGGSGLGLSIARNIARQHGGDIILANREGGGLEALLHLPRVHRERT; via the coding sequence ATGACACCCGCCAACGCCGCCCCCCCGGCCGCAAGGCCGCCGTTCCCCTTCGCGCGGCTTCTGGCGGCACTGCCCCCGCGCACCCTGCGCGGCAGGGTGGTGCTGGTGCTGGCGTGCGGCATGGTGCTCATCCAGATCGTCAGCATGCTGTACGTGGTCACGCGCGGCGGACCGTTCGTCTACAGTTCCGTGGCCCGCCAGGCCGCCATGCGCCTTGCGGGGCAGGCCCTGCTGCTGGATGCCGCCCGGCCCGATGTCCGGACGGACATGATCGGACAGATGGTGCAGGGTGCCAGCCGCATCGCCCTGACCGCCACCCCGCCCATCACCCCCCATGGCAGCATGCCCCCGTCCGAAGTGTCCGGCGCACCGGGCACGCCGGGCACGTCCGGCACACCGGGCATGCCCGCCCTGGCCGCCGACGTGTATTCCGCCATCTTCGCGGACCATCTGCGCGGGCTGCTGGCCCCGGACATGCAGCTTGTCTGCCGGGTGGACGGCATTGCCCGCGACGTGGGGCGCCGCCCGCCGCCACCACCGGGCCGCGCCGACGACGGCCATTACGACATCGGCTACACCGTGGGCATACGCCTGCGCGATGGCATGTGGGCTGTATTCACCCACGTGCTGCCCGGTGGTGACCGGCCATGGATACCCCACCCCATGCTGTGGGATCTGGGCTGGCGCATCGTGGGCGTGGCCCTGCTGGGCCTGATCGTGGTGGGCTGGATGACCCGTCCCCTGCGCATGCTGGCCGACGCCGCCGACGAATTCGGCGCCGGGCTGGTGCGCGCGCCCCTGCCGGAGCGCGGCCCGCTGGAAATCCGCCGCGCGGCGCAGGCCTTCAACCGCATGCAGGACCGCATCCGCCAGTTCGTGGACGAGCGCGGGCGGCTGCTGGCCGCCATCTCGCACGACCTGCGCACCCCGGTCACCCGCATGCGCCTGCGCGCGGACCAGGTGGAGCCGCCGGAACTGCGCGAACGGTTCCTGACGGACCTTGACGAAATACGGGACCTGCTTTCCACCACCATCGACTTCGTGCGCAGCACCGACAGCCGCGAGGCCACCGCCGCCGTGGACGTGGCCGCCCTGCTGGAAAGCCTGGCCGAGGACTGCCTGGACCTGCATGCGGGGCAAACGGGACAGACCATACAGGCGGGACAGGCAGGGCAGACGCCGCTGCGCATTACCGTGCACGGCACCGCCGAAGGGCGCCCCACCCACATCCAGGCCCAACCCCTGGCGCTGAAGCGCTGCCTGTCCAACCTGCTGGAAAACGCGGTGCGGTACGGCGGCGGACAGGTGGACGTGGAAGTGCGGGACACGGGCGACACGCTGACCGTGGCCATCCGCGACAGGGGCCCCGGCCTGCCGGAACACTGCACGGACAAGGTGTTCGAACCGTTCTTCCGCGTGGAGCATTCGCGCAACCGCCAGACCGGCGGCAGCGGCCTTGGCCTGTCCATCGCCCGCAACATCGCCCGACAGCACGGCGGCGACATCATCCTGGCCAACCGCGAGGGCGGCGGACTGGAAGCCCTGCTGCACCTGCCCCGCGTGCACCGCGAACGCACGTAA
- a CDS encoding efflux transporter outer membrane subunit, which yields MSPRPVSNRLSWLRGVPCRPCVLPGVLPGLLLCAVLAAGCAAAPAAPRPDMPAAWSTGASALPFATGAGGLPSATGAGGLPSATGAGAQAAHSGATLARWWGTFGDPALDRLLARAATANFDVRIAAEKVREARAAAREAGASLGPTVTGSASGTRIRSGTGEAQSSGSRDGNVYATGLDMAWEIDLFGRLRATREARVADAQAAEEDRRDTLVTLLAEVATQYVTLRQAQNELALTRDIAASRAETLALVTDRRDAGLAGDIDVAQAAALWHAAQADAAEYENNAWAALARLERLTGAAPGELRPVLEVAAPIPVPAREVPVGLPADLLLRRPDIRAAERTLAAAASDLAATTAERWPTLSLSATLGSQASTVNRLLSSGSGVWSVAPALGLTLFDSGATTARIEQADARREQAALAYLSTARTAVEEAETALYAVDRQQRRLPDLAAVLEADRTALVLARDRYRAGLTDFLAVADAERELSTAALTHVRARAALATRAITLYRALGGGWAATQGEERASVSATGLAPAPTPPAAGVDAAS from the coding sequence ATGTCCCCACGCCCCGTGTCGAACCGCCTTTCGTGGCTCCGGGGCGTGCCGTGCCGCCCATGCGTCCTGCCGGGCGTCCTGCCGGGCCTCCTGCTGTGCGCGGTGCTGGCGGCGGGCTGCGCCGCCGCGCCCGCCGCGCCGCGCCCCGACATGCCCGCCGCGTGGAGCACGGGGGCGTCCGCCCTGCCTTTCGCCACCGGGGCGGGCGGCCTGCCTTCCGCCACCGGGGCGGGCGGCCTGCCTTCCGCCACCGGGGCGGGCGCGCAGGCCGCGCACTCCGGCGCGACGCTGGCCCGCTGGTGGGGCACCTTTGGCGATCCGGCGCTGGACCGTCTGCTGGCCCGTGCCGCCACCGCCAACTTCGATGTGCGCATCGCCGCCGAAAAGGTGCGCGAGGCCCGCGCCGCCGCGCGCGAGGCCGGGGCCAGCCTTGGTCCCACGGTCACCGGTTCCGCCTCCGGCACCCGCATCCGCTCCGGCACGGGCGAGGCGCAGTCCTCCGGCTCGCGCGATGGCAACGTGTATGCCACGGGCCTGGACATGGCCTGGGAAATCGATCTGTTCGGGCGGCTGCGCGCCACCCGCGAGGCCCGCGTGGCCGATGCCCAGGCGGCGGAAGAGGACCGGCGCGACACCCTGGTCACCCTGCTGGCAGAGGTGGCCACCCAGTACGTGACCCTGCGTCAGGCCCAGAACGAACTGGCCCTTACCCGCGACATCGCGGCCAGCCGGGCCGAAACCCTGGCCCTGGTCACCGACCGGCGCGACGCGGGCCTTGCCGGGGACATCGACGTGGCGCAGGCCGCCGCGCTGTGGCATGCCGCGCAGGCCGACGCCGCCGAGTATGAAAACAACGCCTGGGCGGCCCTGGCCCGTCTGGAACGCCTGACGGGCGCGGCACCCGGCGAACTGCGGCCCGTGCTGGAGGTGGCCGCGCCCATTCCGGTGCCCGCGCGGGAGGTGCCCGTGGGCCTGCCCGCAGACCTGCTGCTGCGCCGCCCGGACATCCGCGCGGCGGAGCGCACCCTGGCAGCGGCGGCGTCGGACCTTGCCGCCACCACGGCGGAACGCTGGCCCACGCTCAGCCTGTCGGCCACGCTGGGGTCGCAGGCGTCCACGGTGAACAGGCTGTTGTCTTCGGGCAGCGGGGTGTGGTCCGTGGCCCCGGCGCTGGGGCTGACCCTGTTCGATTCCGGAGCCACCACGGCGCGCATCGAACAGGCCGACGCCCGGCGCGAACAGGCCGCACTGGCCTATCTTTCCACGGCCCGCACGGCGGTGGAGGAGGCGGAAACCGCCCTGTACGCCGTGGACCGCCAGCAGCGCAGGTTGCCCGATCTGGCCGCCGTGCTGGAGGCGGACCGTACCGCCCTCGTCCTTGCCCGGGACCGCTACCGGGCGGGGCTGACCGATTTTCTGGCCGTGGCCGATGCCGAGCGCGAACTGTCCACCGCCGCCCTGACCCACGTACGGGCGCGGGCGGCGCTGGCCACCCGCGCCATCACCCTGTACCGGGCGCTGGGCGGCGGCTGGGCCGCGACGCAGGGCGAGGAACGGGCCAGCGTTTCCGCCACGGGGCTTGCCCCCGCCCCCACGCCGCCTGCCGCAGGCGTGGACGCCGCATCATGA